A window of the Mesotoga prima MesG1.Ag.4.2 genome harbors these coding sequences:
- a CDS encoding glycosyltransferase, whose product MGFLQSQSISISVFLGIMLVITLSNLFVIKRMSRLKKAIPGPMVSILIPARNEEKNIFACVTSLLNQDYSNIEVIVLEDCSSDRTMEILQSLAKNSDNLRIIKGKALPKGWLGKHWACNQLSMEAKGEILFFTDADTVHSPSTVSFAVKAMQIEDLDLLSAVVKERTDTLGELLTVPFMVHSILSIFPLALAYRTKFQALSVTCGQFMMFRKKSYCSIGGHESVRDHGVDDLSLGKLIKKAGMKWRLYNASDLVECKMYESFKDACVGFLKNYFALFEYRLIPAIFVWTWILTINLFPLVMLILFISGAVTSPTIGISSTVSVLFSIIFWFLASAKFGLSPLVVVLYPLIATISSIIGYLSIIFHFFGCTKWKGRALVKKKSRFI is encoded by the coding sequence ATGGGCTTTCTTCAATCTCAGTCTATCTCGATTTCTGTCTTTCTCGGAATCATGCTAGTAATTACTCTTTCAAATCTTTTCGTGATTAAGAGAATGAGTCGCTTAAAGAAAGCCATTCCTGGACCAATGGTTTCCATTTTGATCCCCGCCAGAAATGAGGAGAAGAATATCTTTGCATGTGTTACGTCTCTCCTTAACCAGGACTACAGCAATATCGAGGTAATAGTGCTTGAAGACTGCTCTTCCGACAGGACGATGGAAATCCTGCAATCACTGGCAAAGAATTCCGACAATTTAAGAATAATCAAAGGGAAGGCGTTGCCCAAGGGTTGGCTTGGTAAACACTGGGCATGCAATCAACTTTCAATGGAAGCAAAGGGGGAGATCCTCTTTTTTACAGATGCGGATACTGTGCACTCGCCGTCGACTGTCTCCTTTGCAGTCAAAGCAATGCAGATAGAAGATCTGGATTTGCTTTCGGCGGTAGTCAAAGAAAGAACCGATACCTTGGGAGAATTGTTGACGGTGCCCTTCATGGTGCACAGCATATTGTCGATTTTCCCCTTGGCCTTAGCCTACAGAACCAAGTTTCAAGCACTTTCTGTCACCTGTGGGCAATTCATGATGTTCAGGAAGAAGTCATATTGTTCTATTGGTGGACATGAGTCCGTAAGAGACCATGGAGTAGATGACCTTTCTCTTGGAAAGCTGATTAAGAAGGCAGGAATGAAGTGGAGGCTTTACAATGCCTCAGACCTTGTTGAGTGCAAAATGTATGAGAGTTTCAAAGATGCTTGTGTGGGTTTTCTCAAGAACTACTTCGCCCTATTCGAATATCGCTTGATTCCGGCGATTTTTGTTTGGACATGGATACTTACGATAAACCTTTTCCCTTTGGTAATGTTAATTCTATTCATTTCCGGTGCGGTTACTTCACCTACAATTGGCATTTCCTCAACGGTTAGCGTGTTGTTTTCAATAATCTTCTGGTTTCTCGCAAGTGCGAAGTTCGGTCTTTCGCCTTTAGTTGTCGTTTTATATCCGCTTATCGCAACGATCTCATCTATCATTGGTTATCTATCGATTATCTTTCACTTCTTTGGATGTACGAAATGGAAAGGTAGGGCCCTTGTAAAGAAGAAATCACGATTTATTTAG
- a CDS encoding GNAT family N-acetyltransferase, translating into MKIQGYSKDFKQRMLDIQLDYERNHPDAEKFTADDFRNPLLNGRKNILLAVDNGRVLGFSRFFARQNFSREFFHHIWLEIILEHFADPDLMSALYKASIPLIIESTKGFFPAAGKRICVKIADTEKTKSDFFSSVGFTHWIDFIYMEKDLSEEISSYSLPEGLNIAKLKPRREPEILQYLRVEQICFPDSPLEYKYLNYFFSRAEWRREGVIIAAIDAGGNIAGSVMIYPDAQNSDKCYTEEIFVVQEWRGKGVARALLATSLTYLKKLGKTRAILSVTSDRTSAKKIYEEAGFKFRLKRRVLALEI; encoded by the coding sequence GTGAAAATTCAGGGCTATTCAAAGGACTTCAAGCAAAGGATGTTAGACATTCAGTTAGATTACGAAAGAAACCATCCGGATGCCGAGAAATTCACAGCTGACGATTTCAGAAATCCCTTGCTGAACGGGAGAAAGAATATTCTTCTGGCAGTCGATAATGGAAGGGTTCTGGGATTCTCAAGATTCTTCGCCCGGCAGAATTTCTCAAGAGAGTTCTTTCATCACATTTGGCTCGAAATAATACTCGAGCACTTCGCAGATCCGGATCTAATGTCTGCCCTTTACAAAGCTTCGATTCCTTTGATTATCGAATCCACGAAGGGCTTCTTTCCGGCCGCGGGGAAGCGAATATGTGTAAAAATTGCCGACACCGAGAAGACTAAGAGTGATTTCTTTTCCTCTGTAGGATTCACTCACTGGATCGACTTTATTTACATGGAGAAGGATCTCAGTGAAGAGATTTCTTCTTATAGTCTCCCTGAAGGTTTGAATATCGCAAAGCTGAAACCCAGAAGAGAGCCGGAGATTTTGCAGTATCTCAGGGTTGAGCAGATATGCTTTCCCGATTCCCCACTAGAATACAAGTATCTCAATTACTTCTTCAGTAGAGCCGAATGGAGACGAGAAGGCGTAATAATTGCCGCCATCGATGCCGGAGGAAACATTGCAGGAAGTGTAATGATTTATCCCGATGCTCAAAACAGTGATAAGTGCTACACTGAGGAAATCTTTGTGGTACAGGAGTGGAGAGGAAAGGGTGTGGCGAGAGCCCTTTTGGCGACTTCTCTTACATACCTTAAGAAACTGGGCAAGACACGGGCAATTCTATCGGTGACGTCTGACAGAACCTCGGCAAAGAAGATCTATGAAGAAGCCGGATTCAAATTTCGGCTAAAGAGAAGAGTTCTCGCACTGGAAATATAA
- a CDS encoding LTA synthase family protein, which translates to MKKTYQWTTKSITIIVVLILLKSLVFYGYTAELARLSVLLGTIAWMAFLLLLFWNVFNGKFFLLYCIISCILFVDFLYFQYFGFLPSVKELVHVGHVGAISESIVYVLHPISFVFIIDLIPVGLYLRKKQSRQDETPIRKPTYPDRIIAFVLLISLLIPFSSESLQSYFVFNRYGVFAYHMFDLVRVIPGVDGGITVDETVSYNGYVNKMAERGKYFSVAKDRNIIVIQLESFQDFLVNFVYNDQEITPNLNRLVSSDSIYFDEIYQQVGAGNTSDCEFVILNSMHALGDVSVYQTREENSFYALPSLLKSKGYFPVAFHGNNGWFWNREKIYPSLGFDDFISLEDMENDEIIGFGLSDSSLFKQTLGYLRGIEEPFFAFIVTLTSHNPYEIPEELRAIELLPEHEGTLFGNYIQSVHYTDAALGEFIEGLKEAGLYDSSLIALYGDHAGLYPFNKENKDILSELLACEYDFVHAMNIPLLFHIPNSNLNVLNSKPGGQIDFFPTLLNLIGIVEKSGILFGRDLLNSSSGFAAFTHYVPEGSFIDNNRIFIMSSDGILDNSEAIERRTGKMITPYSCLDGYKDSIQQIQASKYLILNNSISNLMGVSNERDN; encoded by the coding sequence GTGAAAAAGACCTATCAATGGACAACGAAAAGCATCACCATAATCGTCGTTTTGATTTTACTAAAATCTCTTGTATTTTACGGCTACACCGCTGAGCTAGCAAGGCTGTCAGTGTTGCTCGGGACTATTGCATGGATGGCTTTCCTATTGCTCTTGTTCTGGAATGTATTCAATGGCAAGTTTTTTCTCTTATATTGCATTATTTCATGCATACTCTTTGTAGATTTTTTATACTTCCAGTACTTCGGGTTTCTCCCTTCGGTCAAGGAGCTTGTGCATGTCGGTCACGTCGGTGCAATAAGTGAAAGCATAGTCTATGTTCTCCATCCAATAAGTTTTGTCTTTATCATTGATCTCATACCTGTTGGACTATACCTGAGAAAGAAGCAATCTAGACAGGACGAAACACCCATAAGGAAACCAACCTACCCGGACAGAATTATTGCCTTTGTCTTACTCATTAGCCTTTTAATACCGTTTTCCTCGGAAAGCCTCCAATCTTACTTTGTCTTCAACAGATATGGAGTCTTTGCCTACCATATGTTTGATCTTGTTAGGGTGATTCCGGGAGTCGATGGGGGGATAACTGTTGACGAAACAGTCTCTTATAATGGCTACGTGAATAAAATGGCTGAGCGGGGTAAATATTTTTCCGTTGCGAAAGATAGAAACATCATTGTTATTCAGCTCGAATCGTTTCAGGACTTTCTTGTCAACTTCGTTTACAACGACCAGGAGATAACACCTAATCTTAACCGGTTGGTTTCGAGTGATTCGATCTATTTCGATGAAATCTATCAACAGGTTGGAGCAGGAAACACCTCTGACTGCGAATTTGTAATTCTCAATTCAATGCATGCACTTGGTGATGTTTCAGTTTATCAGACTCGGGAAGAGAATAGCTTTTACGCTTTGCCGTCGCTTCTGAAATCCAAAGGTTATTTTCCGGTTGCCTTTCACGGCAATAATGGTTGGTTCTGGAATCGCGAGAAGATTTATCCTTCATTGGGATTTGACGATTTCATAAGTCTCGAGGATATGGAAAACGATGAGATTATTGGTTTTGGTTTGAGCGATTCTTCTCTTTTCAAACAGACACTGGGATACCTAAGAGGAATCGAAGAGCCTTTCTTCGCGTTCATTGTAACGCTTACAAGCCATAATCCCTATGAAATACCTGAGGAACTGAGAGCAATTGAACTCCTTCCAGAACATGAGGGCACTCTTTTCGGAAACTACATTCAATCGGTACACTATACCGATGCTGCTTTGGGCGAATTCATTGAAGGACTCAAAGAGGCCGGCCTTTACGACAGCTCACTCATTGCTCTTTATGGAGACCACGCAGGGCTATATCCTTTCAACAAAGAAAACAAAGATATATTGAGTGAGCTTCTCGCTTGTGAGTACGATTTCGTACACGCTATGAACATTCCACTCTTATTTCATATTCCCAATTCTAATCTCAATGTCCTGAACTCCAAACCAGGCGGTCAGATTGATTTCTTTCCCACACTGCTTAATCTCATCGGGATCGTAGAAAAGAGCGGAATACTGTTCGGTCGAGATCTTCTTAATTCGTCGTCGGGATTTGCCGCATTCACTCATTATGTTCCCGAAGGCTCATTCATCGACAATAACAGGATTTTCATAATGTCCAGCGACGGAATTCTCGATAACAGTGAAGCAATTGAGAGAAGAACGGGTAAAATGATCACCCCGTACAGCTGCCTGGACGGTTACAAAGATTCTATACAGCAGATACAGGCTTCGAAATATTTGATACTAAATAACTCTATTTCAAATCTAATGGGTGTTAGCAACGAAAGAGATAATTGA
- a CDS encoding flavodoxin family protein codes for MSVENGKNVLVVYYSHDESTKSIAESIAGETNADLLELKPVEKSGGRKVKYIWEGESVSMDPVPDLEPFLLDPDSYDLIFIGSPVWAMSYAPPVESFIRKTKLSNKNIALFCTHEGLMGIVFQELMSKLSENKIVGAIDFYDPIGSGVKYAANASANWARQVLKSLS; via the coding sequence ATGTCTGTAGAAAATGGAAAGAACGTTCTAGTTGTTTATTACTCTCATGACGAAAGTACTAAGTCAATTGCCGAATCAATTGCAGGCGAAACCAATGCCGATCTTCTCGAGCTAAAACCGGTGGAAAAAAGTGGCGGAAGAAAAGTGAAGTACATTTGGGAAGGGGAGAGTGTTAGCATGGACCCTGTGCCGGATCTTGAACCTTTTTTGCTTGATCCCGACAGTTACGACCTAATTTTTATTGGTTCACCGGTTTGGGCAATGAGCTACGCACCGCCAGTCGAAAGCTTCATTAGAAAAACTAAGCTTTCCAATAAAAACATCGCTCTATTTTGTACCCATGAGGGCCTAATGGGAATAGTTTTCCAGGAGTTGATGAGCAAGCTTTCGGAAAACAAAATTGTCGGTGCCATAGATTTCTACGATCCAATAGGTTCCGGCGTAAAGTACGCAGCCAACGCAAGTGCAAACTGGGCCAGACAGGTCCTGAAATCCCTGTCCTAG
- a CDS encoding GNAT family N-acetyltransferase yields MKLLTKNEKITIDRFENMETAEREIGIDRIVDFLHTHLEEYGDDRKAIWRSIEYAFSNEAGKGGFVLIARHGERILGASVVNDTGMKEYIPEHILVYIAVDREARGIGIGKKLIKQIKRTCNGDIALHVEENNPARFLYKKMGFKTKYAEMRFAQD; encoded by the coding sequence TTGAAGCTGCTAACCAAAAACGAGAAGATCACTATTGATCGATTTGAGAACATGGAAACTGCCGAGAGGGAAATCGGAATCGACAGAATCGTGGACTTCCTTCATACTCACCTTGAAGAGTACGGTGACGATAGAAAAGCAATTTGGAGATCCATTGAATATGCCTTCTCGAACGAAGCGGGTAAAGGTGGCTTCGTTCTTATTGCAAGACATGGAGAGAGGATTCTTGGTGCTTCTGTAGTAAACGACACGGGGATGAAGGAGTATATACCAGAACACATACTCGTTTACATCGCGGTTGACAGAGAAGCCAGAGGCATAGGCATCGGCAAAAAACTGATCAAACAGATAAAGAGAACATGCAACGGCGATATTGCCCTGCATGTTGAAGAGAATAACCCTGCAAGGTTTCTCTATAAAAAGATGGGATTCAAGACAAAGTATGCAGAAATGCGTTTTGCTCAAGATTAG
- a CDS encoding TIGR00153 family protein, with product MFFGKKEVAIIQLFHEHLDFISKTLENLEKVFLAIESEDSMSIEIYAEEVRKMESAADAKRREMENSMYQGAFLPNFRGDFLGLAETFDKVANEAENVVDQIILQHLSVPPELRNDLLKQAQLAIKTYEVSKEAALNLFQELSVAEEMIKETERLENVEDSHERALIKRIFEMDLTLAEKRQLRELVLSIGDIANYSEDCSDRMEIIVLKRRV from the coding sequence ATGTTTTTTGGTAAGAAAGAAGTGGCGATTATTCAACTTTTCCACGAGCACCTGGATTTCATCTCAAAGACTCTGGAGAACCTTGAAAAGGTCTTTCTTGCCATTGAGAGTGAGGATTCTATGTCGATAGAGATTTACGCGGAAGAGGTAAGAAAAATGGAATCGGCTGCAGATGCAAAGAGGCGCGAGATGGAAAATTCCATGTATCAAGGGGCCTTCCTCCCCAATTTTCGTGGAGATTTTCTCGGCCTTGCAGAAACGTTCGATAAGGTGGCTAATGAAGCGGAAAATGTTGTTGACCAGATAATACTGCAACATCTCTCGGTACCTCCAGAGCTCAGGAATGATCTGCTAAAACAGGCTCAGCTGGCAATTAAAACATATGAAGTATCGAAGGAGGCAGCCCTAAACCTCTTTCAGGAGTTGAGTGTAGCCGAGGAGATGATAAAAGAAACGGAACGTCTCGAGAACGTTGAGGACAGCCACGAGCGGGCACTTATAAAAAGGATCTTTGAAATGGATCTCACACTTGCCGAGAAGAGGCAGCTGCGGGAACTGGTTCTTTCGATTGGTGATATAGCTAATTATTCGGAGGATTGCTCCGACCGTATGGAAATCATCGTTCTAAAAAGAAGAGTCTAG
- a CDS encoding carbohydrate ABC transporter permease, with the protein MKKSTRKLVNTIIIEIILITVSFIFIMPVILAITMSLQPPQSVFSFPPKFFPTAFHIQNYFDAFKTVPFARLLLNSAIVSLAITLGKLVTGTLAGYAFSNFRFAGRGLAFGFLFATLFLPAETIMIVPLFSLMNKFGWVNTYWALTIPFMASATNTFLMRQQFMTIPLSLEDAARIDGAGPIKYFLKILLPLSKSIIAGSAIINFVYSWNIYLWPLIVTMEDKMKTVQIGVKMLIDAESANNWGIIMAGTMVAVIPTLVVFFLLQNLFVKSLVGTGLKE; encoded by the coding sequence TTCATATTCATTATGCCCGTTATTTTGGCCATAACCATGAGCCTTCAGCCGCCTCAAAGCGTCTTTTCATTTCCACCGAAGTTTTTCCCTACGGCCTTTCACATCCAGAATTACTTCGATGCTTTCAAGACAGTTCCTTTTGCGCGTTTACTTCTGAACAGTGCAATTGTATCGCTTGCGATTACTCTTGGGAAACTCGTTACTGGAACACTTGCGGGATATGCCTTTTCGAACTTCAGATTTGCAGGAAGAGGGCTCGCCTTCGGGTTTCTCTTTGCAACTCTATTCTTGCCTGCGGAGACGATAATGATCGTCCCCTTGTTCTCCTTAATGAATAAATTTGGATGGGTGAATACATACTGGGCCCTCACCATACCTTTCATGGCGAGTGCAACAAACACTTTCTTAATGAGACAGCAATTCATGACTATCCCCCTTTCTCTTGAGGATGCGGCAAGAATTGATGGAGCCGGACCAATCAAATACTTTCTAAAAATCCTCTTGCCTCTTTCAAAATCGATTATTGCAGGCTCCGCGATCATAAACTTTGTTTATTCATGGAACATTTATCTCTGGCCGCTGATAGTTACGATGGAAGACAAGATGAAAACAGTGCAGATCGGAGTCAAGATGCTTATCGATGCTGAGTCGGCGAACAACTGGGGAATCATTATGGCCGGTACGATGGTAGCGGTGATTCCGACCCTTGTAGTCTTCTTTCTTTTGCAGAATCTCTTTGTGAAAAGCCTTGTAGGAACTGGTCTCAAGGAATAG
- a CDS encoding inorganic phosphate transporter, with protein MFFAIIPAVVFGWALGANDAANVYGTAVTSGLVKYRVAVVLSAIFIVIGALLEGSRGLETISSVSSQTLLTASVSTIGAALSMTIMTYLGIPSSSSQAMMGAILGIGILNSTVDWSVLTKVVICWIVTPIGAAIGSFFLYKLSAILFRRIKTIQAQDLSLKIGALIIGAYGSYALGANNVANVTGPLAGIIPYETAALVGGLSIALGVLTFSKRVMLTVGKQITLLDHFSAVIAVLSQAITVWVFAVIGVPVSTSQAIVGAVIGAGLARGSSDINFKILRNIALGWLQTPLIAGFVSLGLYLIVNAVKGLF; from the coding sequence ATGTTTTTTGCGATAATACCTGCTGTTGTTTTCGGCTGGGCTTTGGGTGCGAATGACGCTGCAAACGTATATGGAACAGCGGTTACTTCAGGTCTCGTAAAATACCGCGTCGCGGTGGTGCTCTCTGCTATTTTCATAGTTATTGGTGCGCTCCTGGAGGGTTCCAGGGGACTGGAAACAATCTCCAGTGTTAGCAGTCAGACACTTCTAACTGCTTCTGTAAGCACAATTGGAGCTGCTCTTTCAATGACAATAATGACATATCTGGGAATCCCTTCCTCTTCCTCCCAAGCAATGATGGGGGCAATTCTGGGGATAGGGATCCTAAACTCAACAGTTGACTGGTCGGTTCTAACTAAAGTAGTCATCTGCTGGATAGTCACCCCTATAGGGGCAGCCATTGGTTCATTCTTTCTCTACAAGTTATCTGCGATTCTATTCAGAAGAATAAAGACAATACAGGCTCAGGATCTTTCACTTAAGATTGGAGCACTGATTATAGGTGCGTACGGCTCATATGCTCTTGGTGCAAACAACGTCGCTAACGTCACCGGCCCGTTAGCAGGCATAATTCCCTACGAAACCGCCGCGCTAGTCGGTGGACTAAGTATTGCCCTTGGCGTCCTGACATTCAGCAAGAGAGTTATGCTCACTGTCGGAAAGCAGATTACGTTGCTCGATCATTTCTCCGCTGTGATAGCCGTGCTTTCCCAAGCGATAACTGTGTGGGTTTTTGCTGTAATAGGAGTTCCAGTTTCAACTTCTCAGGCAATAGTTGGTGCAGTAATTGGTGCAGGCCTTGCAAGAGGTTCCAGCGACATTAACTTCAAGATCCTACGAAATATCGCTCTAGGATGGTTACAAACTCCGTTGATCGCCGGATTCGTATCCCTTGGGCTTTATTTGATTGTCAATGCCGTTAAGGGGCTCTTCTAA
- a CDS encoding S41 family peptidase: MKRIQFIGIILIMWTATFSVQNLADLSSEDWIEDIEYLEERLISIHPNPFFRIDRGVFQTSIEALEQSLEELSWYEIYTRLTEIVASIGDGHTVVYPQGSSTLYPIYTYWFSDGLYIIATSESEQRLLNSKVLEISGMKVDDALKALRRVVSHDNEWGFMNSHSDYLNKPEIMMGLGLADKDGNLVLKVENNGVVNEVLVEPQNTGFQWVQKRIEEIDRTYIGRKYWYQYYPDSKILHFHYASCGSEKGNPFIFFNFEMFLFTWTNAVDKLVIDLRGNGGGSSAILEPFILRMMIDWRLNRTGKLFVLIDRGTFSSAVLNAISLKKRTNAIFVGEPTGGSPRHYGEVKRFVLPNSGISVSCSSTYWRTTSDTSPAFMPDIIAIRSFEDYYYMRDLAMEAVESYRTEKEE, from the coding sequence ATGAAGCGAATCCAGTTTATAGGTATCATTTTGATCATGTGGACAGCCACATTTTCAGTACAGAATCTCGCTGATCTCTCTTCCGAAGACTGGATAGAGGATATCGAGTATCTTGAAGAAAGGCTGATCAGCATTCATCCCAATCCCTTCTTCAGGATAGATCGGGGGGTCTTTCAAACTTCGATTGAAGCCCTTGAGCAAAGTCTTGAAGAGTTGTCATGGTACGAAATTTACACAAGACTGACGGAAATCGTTGCATCGATTGGAGATGGACATACGGTTGTCTATCCTCAAGGAAGTTCCACGCTCTATCCGATATATACTTACTGGTTCAGTGACGGTCTCTACATAATTGCTACATCGGAGAGTGAACAGAGACTTCTTAATTCGAAAGTCCTCGAAATATCCGGCATGAAAGTTGATGATGCTTTGAAAGCCCTTAGAAGAGTTGTGTCTCACGACAACGAATGGGGTTTCATGAATTCTCACTCTGACTATTTGAACAAACCCGAGATCATGATGGGTCTTGGACTTGCCGACAAAGACGGAAATCTGGTTCTTAAGGTGGAAAACAACGGAGTTGTCAATGAAGTACTCGTTGAGCCTCAGAATACTGGATTCCAGTGGGTTCAGAAGAGAATAGAAGAAATCGACAGAACTTACATTGGAAGGAAGTACTGGTATCAGTATTACCCTGACTCAAAGATACTGCATTTCCATTACGCGTCATGTGGCTCAGAAAAAGGAAATCCGTTCATTTTTTTCAACTTCGAAATGTTTCTTTTTACATGGACCAATGCAGTAGACAAATTAGTTATTGATCTTAGAGGAAACGGAGGAGGTAGCTCAGCCATTCTGGAACCCTTCATCCTAAGAATGATGATAGATTGGAGGCTGAACAGAACGGGCAAGCTCTTCGTTCTAATCGATCGTGGAACTTTCTCTTCGGCAGTTCTCAATGCCATTTCTCTGAAAAAGCGCACAAATGCGATCTTTGTGGGAGAACCAACGGGAGGCAGTCCGAGGCATTATGGTGAAGTGAAGAGATTCGTCTTACCCAACTCCGGAATATCTGTAAGTTGTTCAAGCACTTACTGGAGAACAACTTCCGATACATCACCGGCTTTCATGCCAGATATCATTGCTATTAGATCTTTTGAGGACTACTACTATATGCGAGATCTGGCAATGGAGGCAGTTGAATCCTATAGAACCGAAAAGGAGGAATAA
- a CDS encoding glycerol-3-phosphate acyltransferase gives MFLLWTALGFLSGSIMYSKILYEKTTGKRISEIADGNPGSSNVIRGAGIILGLIAMALDYSKGYFPVLLACSIGDISGLGLVPVAISPVLGHAFSPFLGMKGGKAVAVSFGIWSGLTLWVGPTIIGVLMLFFTFILVPSTDGWKVILSMFGLLALLLVQRNLVLTLTWILNTSLLAFKHRDQLVFPIKLKFFGGK, from the coding sequence ATGTTTCTTTTGTGGACAGCTTTGGGCTTTCTTTCCGGATCAATAATGTACTCAAAAATCCTCTATGAGAAAACTACCGGTAAGAGAATATCGGAAATCGCCGACGGCAATCCCGGCTCATCAAATGTAATTAGAGGCGCAGGTATTATTCTGGGGTTGATTGCGATGGCACTTGACTATTCTAAGGGGTATTTTCCTGTATTGCTAGCGTGCTCTATTGGGGATATTTCAGGCCTAGGACTTGTCCCTGTCGCGATTTCGCCCGTCTTGGGACACGCCTTTTCCCCATTCCTGGGAATGAAAGGAGGAAAGGCAGTCGCGGTTTCTTTCGGTATTTGGTCAGGATTGACCTTGTGGGTCGGGCCGACGATAATCGGTGTGTTAATGTTGTTTTTTACGTTTATTCTGGTACCCAGCACAGATGGTTGGAAGGTCATTCTAAGCATGTTTGGCCTTCTTGCACTTCTACTTGTTCAAAGAAATTTGGTTCTTACCCTGACATGGATACTCAATACTTCTCTACTTGCCTTCAAGCACAGAGATCAGTTGGTCTTTCCAATAAAGCTAAAGTTTTTTGGAGGGAAGTGA
- a CDS encoding metallophosphoesterase gives MKHWKFWLVFACVIAYVFLIEPNILTVERLTFSDDPSVKIAFFADIHIWTKKPLHDRILEKFADEGVDLILFGGDVLAPYTDMEYMESFLSELTAIAPVYAVYGNWEESETTTMQKVYEEAGINVVHANSAKIQISDKKLGLTGTPSHHYFSWTKFLPEDDYDLKILMVHAPNLLEEREDVLKDFDLVLAGHTHGGQFYIPWLTEAILKSTRRFSGDFFRGLYQINGTKVFVTRGVGGWFPGRLASLPELVFIEF, from the coding sequence TTGAAGCATTGGAAATTCTGGTTGGTTTTTGCTTGCGTCATTGCCTATGTGTTTTTAATCGAACCTAACATTTTGACGGTTGAGAGGCTTACTTTTTCCGATGACCCCTCAGTGAAGATCGCCTTTTTTGCCGATATTCATATATGGACGAAAAAGCCGCTCCACGATCGTATTCTCGAGAAGTTCGCGGATGAGGGAGTCGATTTGATTCTTTTTGGCGGAGATGTTCTGGCTCCGTACACGGATATGGAATACATGGAGAGCTTTCTATCCGAACTTACAGCAATTGCGCCTGTATACGCAGTTTATGGCAACTGGGAAGAGTCGGAAACGACTACGATGCAGAAAGTGTATGAGGAAGCAGGAATAAATGTTGTTCATGCAAACTCAGCTAAAATTCAGATCTCAGATAAGAAACTGGGACTAACGGGAACTCCTTCACATCACTACTTCTCATGGACAAAGTTTCTTCCGGAAGATGACTACGATCTCAAGATACTGATGGTTCACGCTCCAAATCTTCTTGAAGAACGCGAAGACGTTTTGAAGGATTTTGACCTCGTTCTTGCTGGGCATACTCACGGCGGTCAGTTCTACATCCCCTGGTTAACTGAAGCCATTCTTAAGAGCACAAGACGCTTCAGCGGAGATTTCTTCAGAGGTCTCTATCAGATCAATGGGACAAAGGTCTTTGTAACTCGAGGAGTTGGCGGCTGGTTTCCTGGCAGACTCGCAAGTCTACCGGAACTTGTCTTCATTGAGTTCTAG